In Saccharomyces eubayanus strain FM1318 chromosome XIII, whole genome shotgun sequence, one DNA window encodes the following:
- the KAR5 gene encoding Kar5p, whose product MRHIFLLVVCIRFVSSSEIGKINNQLQERLVYADNLVATNVLESKFPFLKSTCVKDALKRYLPQCMANGFESIDTETRVETAIKLSICEFQASGLGEVPANCMVGNLDSMMDCMFELESSSQWWTTYSGNYQRLSSICYENVLPFEKEQILKLFLNITELYDSFGDDINTKLHDLMFQMERESENHLNDLATMFHDYDSELRNMTDNNRIILENDLHLFRNKVSDIFYDTSEQLEVQITEKNDQLLNEVSTIHHIMSDLVDELNKNDIKLKINDLKDENINNLQDLVEMSHDMRQYYSRNNELVNTELENFLMGLKTQLGGMSRDLSESQMEAIDLLQGFNSILHDSLLPSMTNEIVPEMINFKNSVLQEWTVITSTLNEDFALWNDEIFGTFNEISEKLNGTKEKLDDIDVRISHIHKNIIALMKIFDVVWKAGRTAMKYGCASLKNKYSWLVCCAVWSWSRYSVSWTNIKKFPPKRLYQWGAVLLSIYLGARTGSLISF is encoded by the coding sequence ATGCGCCACATCTTTTTGTTAGTAGTTTGCATTAGATTTGTTTCAAGTTCCGAAATAGGGAAAATCAATAATCAACTACAGGAAAGACTGGTATACGCAGACAATTTGGTTGCGACAAACGTTTTAGAGTCCAAATTCCCATTTTTAAAATCTACATGTGTCAAAGATGCGCTAAAAAGGTATTTACCACAATGCATGGCAAACGGATTTGAGTCCATTGATACAGAAACTAGAGTAGAAACGGCCATAAAACTTTCCATATGCGAGTTTCAGGCATCTGGCCTTGGTGAAGTGCCTGCCAATTGCATGGTCGGCAATCTAGATTCAATGATGGATTGTATGTTCGAACTGGAATCATCTTCACAGTGGTGGACGACCTATAGTGGAAATTACCAGCGGCTGTCAAGTATCTGTTACGAAAACGTTCTTCCgtttgaaaaggaacaaatcttaaaattgtttttgaatatcaCTGAACTATATGACTCATTCGGAGATGATATCAATACTAAATTACATGATTTGATGTTTCAAATGGAGCGAGAATCTGAAAATCATTTAAACGATTTGGCTACGATGTTCCATGATTATGACAGTGAACTGCGAAATATGACAGACAACAATCGAATAATCCTAGAAAATGACCTCCATCTTTTTAGAAACAAAGTCAGTGATATCTTTTATGATACTTCAGAACAATTAGAAGTTCAAAttacagaaaaaaacgACCAGCTGTTGAATGAAGTTAGTACTATCCATCATATCATGAGCGATCTAGTAGATGAGCTGAATAAAAACGATATCAAACTGAAGATTAACGATTTGAAAGAcgaaaatataaataatttACAAGACCTGGTGGAAATGTCACACGATATGAGACAATACTATTCTAGAAATAACGAGCTGGTTAATACTGAGTTAgagaattttttgatggGTTTAAAGACGCAATTGGGCGGCATGTCGAGAGATCTTTCTGAATCACAAATGGAAGCTATAGACCTATTGCAAGGATTTAACTCCATCCTTCATGATTCATTGTTACCTTCCATGACGAACGAAATAGTACCCGAGATGATAAACTTTAAAAACAGTGTACTGCAAGAATGGACAGTAATAACGTCTACGCTGAACGAAGATTTTGCCCTTTGGAATGACGAAATCTTCGGCACTTTCAATGAAATATCGGAAAAGCTAAATggaacaaaagagaaattggATGATATTGATGTCAGGATCTCGCATATTCATAAGAATATTATAGCACTAATGAAGATCTTTGATGTAGTATGGAAAGCTGGGAGAACAGCTATGAAGTACGGATGCGCTTCGcttaaaaacaaatacaGCTGGTTAGTGTGCTGTGCCGTTTGGAGTTGGTCAAGATATTCCGTATCATGGACTAACATCAAGAAGTTCCCCCCCAAGCGTTTATACCAATGGGGGGCCGTGCTCCTATCGATTTACCTAGGAGCCAGGACCGGATCATTAATAAGTTTTTGA
- the SOV1 gene encoding Sov1p, producing MNCASKGLMLQWVGSYDIRPRMLKYTRSLRTSALVINSQVRFYRAKRASLKSIPHIPGIINKNVVEPNEPEKILTLKGETPEDVERNLIASKKFQEINPLDTIQETFVQYLKFYNGNTFKRSNKNLTTLKINLENKDLDTTAKIRSIFDYLLEECDLEIKRSSTTGISQKSDESQKNEEDLEESIMNDIFQATQEEVETEEGSICLKSTNFLLEILKSFNERFNGVIKPKESVTEMITFDQLAQAFEVVKLIPVEGKKQRGIYLVGNLLYGTGKVRLDPINESFYIESLLSFGNYKKAYNLFITAKDKVDERWWNELGLMIALRSNHLRNFKRLLIETDMKYPTAHSYLSPRVIKLGVRKYLSIGNVNEANTLTDRFIRLAEEVGVTRMNNQQMELTKKSRNFQNEEQATQFLNELEIPSDHDYISIIDFHLYKKNISKAAQLISRFMDIPDTTQENVTFLILKTKLNMLKDFENLRNIFEHNGGYEISTNNLKILEEAFESVIAKYNTKNPIFSDLLFDNVSALTKSIILTDFVESFVAQHNSGEWMKLDSVSRSKKFNGLLNILLGMGQEEKAYSILRKLEESSNKAKEDPKLLYSQFYSEVNAYHYAKFVEFYSLQIQNMKSQKRFLLDKKECKEKVNALLKRMQELEVVPNAVFLRETLAFYDRLYDFNSSFEIINPLLESKQSVSSESSLSASDPSHFYNRRIITKPLYYEIWSVYCHYYHILQNNSNILSKKSSIVKKLIKKQIKIHPSCHPRTLFQMMTCEGEILPDKAFYKLIISTFMKSEDFEAIPAILTTLTKKHDLDIDYDFSVYILKGLKRQYLRNISNASKDAYDYKNRKMKLMNNESLLKRIPQGINKDMMISHLIREILIYIKWKEDSDYCSFLMVEDAFRXLGAESILLKELIEDVNKIKINV from the coding sequence atgaacTGTGCTAGCAAAGGCCTCATGTTACAATGGGTAGGGTCGTACGATATTCGACCACGCATGCTTAAATATACTCGATCACTTCGCACCAGCGCTTTGGTAATAAATTCTCAAGTACGCTTTTACAGAGCAAAGCGAGCATCACTGAAGTCTATTCCTCATATACCTGGAATTATAAACAAGAACGTTGTGGAACCAAATGAACCGGAAAAAATCCTCACTTTGAAAGGGGAAACGCCTGAGGATGTCGAGCGTAATTTAATTGCTAGCAAAAAATTCCAAGAGATCAACCCATTAGACACTATTCAAGAAACTTTTGTacaatatttgaaattttacaatGGAAATACGTTTAAGAGAAGTAACAAAAACTTAAcaactttaaaaataaatctagaaaataaagaccTGGATACTACTGCAAAGATCCGTTCAATTTTTGACTATTTGTTGGAGGAATGTGACCTAGAAATAAAGAGATCAAGTACAACTGGCATAAGTCAGAAATCCGATGAAtcacaaaaaaatgaagaggaCTTGGAAGAGTCCATAATGAATGACATTTTCCAAGCAACGCAGGAAGAAGTCGAAACTGAGGAGGGAAGCATATGTCTAAAGAGTacaaattttttgcttGAGATTTTAAAAAGTTTTAACGAACGGTTTAACGGCGTTATTAAACCAAAGGAATCAGTGACAGAAATGATTACATTCGACCAGCTTGCTCAGGCTTTTGAAGTCGTCAAATTGATACCGGTGGAAGGAAAGAAGCAACGAGGTATATACTTAGTTGGCAATTTACTATATGGCACTGGTAAGGTTCGTTTGGATCCTATAAACGAGTCCTTCTATATCGAATCCCTATTGTCATTTGGAAACTACAAGAAGGCGTATAACTTATTCATTACCGCTAAAGACAAAGTAGATGAACGGTGGTGGAATGAATTAGGACTAATGATCGCGTTAAGGTCCAACCATTTGAGAAACTTTAAAAGACTTTTGATTGAGACAGATATGAAGTACCCAACAGCGCACTCTTACTTAAGTCCAAGAGTTATTAAACTGGGGGTACGAAAATATTTATCGATCGGTAACGTTAATGAGGCAAATACATTGACTGATCGATTTATCAGATTGGCAGAAGAAGTCGGGGTTACGAGAATGAACAATCAGCAAATGGAGCTCACAAAAAAGTCcagaaattttcaaaatgagGAACAGGCGACTCAGTTTTTAAATGAATTAGAAATACCATCAGACCACGATTATATTAGTATTATTGATTTCCatctttacaaaaaaaatatttctaaAGCCGCACAACTTATTAGCAGATTCATGGACATACCTGACACAACACAAGAAAACGTCAcgtttttgattttgaagacaaaattaaatatgttaaaggattttgaaaatttgcGTAACATATTTGAACACAATGGAGGTTACGAAATATCCACAAACAACCTCAAAATATTGGAAGAAGCGTTTGAAAGTGTGATTGCAAAGTACAACACTAAAAATCCAATATTCAGTGACTTGTTGTTCGACAATGTTTCTGCTTTAACGAAAAGTATTATATTAACGGATTTCGTGGAAAGTTTTGTAGCCCAGCATAATTCTGGAGAATGGATGAAGCTTGATAGCGTTTCACGttccaagaaattcaatGGCTTGTTGAACATTCTTTTAGGTATgggacaagaagaaaaagcctACAGCATCTTAAGGAAGTTAGAAGAATCGTCaaataaagcaaaagaGGACCCAAAGTTACTTTATAGCCAATTTTATTCTGAGGTTAACGCGTATCATTATGCTaaatttgttgaatttTACAGTctccaaatccaaaatatGAAATCACAGAAAAGATTCTTACTTGACAAAAAGGAATGTAAGGAAAAAGTGAATGCACTTCTAAAAAGAATGCAGGAGTTAGAGGTTGTTCCAAACGCAGTATTTTTGAGAGAAACACTTGCCTTTTATGATCGACTATATGATTTCAATTCAAGCTTCGAGATTATAAACCCATTACTAGAGTCCAAGCAAAGTGTAAGTTCCGAATCTTCGTTATCCGCTTCAGATCCTTCCCACTTTTATAACCGTCGTATCATTACAAAACCGTTATACTATGAGATTTGGTCAGTTTATTGCCATTATTACCATATCCTACAAAACAACTCTAATATATTATCGAAAAAATCATCCattgtgaaaaaattaatcaaGAAGCAGATAAAAATACATCCCAGTTGTCATCCAAGAACTTTGTTTCAAATGATGACGTGCGAGGGTGAAATTTTACCGGATAAAGCTTTTTATAAATTAATAATTTCCACGTTTATGAAAAGCGAAGACTTTGAAGCCATTCCAGCTATATTGACAACTCTCACGAAAAAGCATGACTTGGATATCGATTATGATTTtagtgtatatatattaaagGGCTTGAAAAGACAATATCTACGAAACATAAGCAATGCTAGTAAAGATGCTTATGACTATAAAAACCGAAAGATGAAACTGATGAATAACGAGTCGCTCCTGAAAAG